The nucleotide sequence ttcttgactcaaattcttcaaggtatgacatcaatcctcctttccaattccctatatgacaaatcacaagcaaggaaacaaagagacaaacaataagcaaagacaagctacctaggcggtttgacaatggagagtaaagaaataagctatgaaagtaagcaagaaattaaagtgcaagaaatgcaaactaggcggatcctaagagtgtttggatgatcttatttaaggttcccaacaaaacactcactatcctaagggaaaattgcctaaaattattacacacaaatggaagtagggtgacctattggaggctcccaacttacttccaatgaaaggcctttttgttacaaaatttgaaagcaaagcaaattgtcaattacaaaattacaaaaaaaaagtcctcattgtggtggctattctatctttgatgtttcactcaatttggagtgcttcttagtccaatagctcttaaggtggttgaccccttgcttcttgactcaaattcttcaaggtatgacatcaatcctcctttccaattccctatatgacaaatcacaagcaaggaaacaaagagacaaacaataagcaaagacacgctacctaggcggtttgacaatggagagtaaaggaaataagctatgaaagtaagcaagaaattaaagtgcaagaaatgcaaactaggcggatcctaagagtgtttggatgatcttatttaaggttccaaccaaaacactcactatcctaagggaaaattgcctaaaattattatacacaaatggaagtagggtgacctattggaggctcccaacttacttccaatgaaaggcctttttgttacaaaatttgaaagcaaagcaaattgtcaattacaaaattacaaaaaaagtcctcaattgtggtggctattctatctttgatgtttcactcaatttggagtgcttcttagtccaatagctcttaaggtggttgaccccttgcttcttgactcaaattcttcaaggtatgacaTCAATCCTCCTTTCAATTTCCTATATGACaaatcacaagcaaggaaacaaagagacaaacaataagcaaagacaagctacctaggcggtttgacaatggagagtaaaggaaataagctatgaaagtaagcaagaaattaaagtgcaagaaatgcaaactaggcggatcctaagagtgtttggatgatcttatttaaggttcccaacaaaacactcactatcctaagggaaaattgcctaaaattattacacacaaatggaagtagggtgacctattggaggctcccaacttacttccaatgaaaggcctttttgttacaaaatttgaaagcaaagcaaattgtcaatttcaaatatacaaaaaaaagtcctcaattgtggtggctattctatctttgatgtttcactcaatttggagtgcttcttagtccaatagctcttaaggtggttgaccccttgcttcttgactcaaattcttcaaggtatgacatcaatcctcctttccaattccctatatgacaaatcacaagcaaggaaacaaagagacaaacaataagcaaagacaagctacctaggcggtttgacaatggagagtaaaggaaataagctatgaaagtaagcaagaaattaaagtgcaagaaatgcaaactaggcggatcctaagagtgtttggatgatcttatttaaggttcccaacaaaacaatcACTATCCTaaaggaaaattgcctaaaattattacacacaaatggaagtagggtgacctattggaggctcccaacttacttccaatgaaaggcctttttgttacaaaatttgaaagcaaagcaaattgtcaattacaaaaaaaaaagtcctcaattgtggtggctattctatctttgatgtttcactcaatttggagtgcttcttagtccaatagctcttaaggtggttgaccccttgcttcttgactcaaattcttcaaggtatgacatcaatcctcctttccaattccctatatgacaaatcacaagcaaggaaacaaagagacaaacaataagcaaagacaagctacctaggcggtttgacaatggagagtaaaggaaataagctatgaaagtaagcaagaaattaaagtgcaagaaatgcaaactaggcggatcctaagagtgtttggatgatcttatttaaggttcccaacaaaacactcactatcctaagggaaaattgcctaaaattattacacacaaatggaagtagggtgacctattggaggctcccaacttacttccaatgaaaggcctttttgttacaaaatttgaaagcaaagcaaattgtcaattacaaattacaaaaaaagtcctcaattgtggtggctattctatctttgatgtttcactcaatttggagtgcttcttagtccaatagctcttaaggtggttgaccccttgcttcttgactcaaattcttcaaggtatgacatcaatcctcctttccaattccctatatgacaaatcacaagcaaggaaacaaagagacaaacaataagcaaagacaagctacctaggcggtttgacaatggagagtaaagaaataagctatgaaagtaagcaagaaattaaagtgcaagaaatgcaaactaggcggatcctaagagtgtttggatgatcttatttaaggttcccaacaaaacactcactatcctaagggaaaattgcctaaaattattacacacaaatggaagtagggtgacctattggaggctcccaacttacttccaatgaaaggcctttttgttacaaaatttgaaagcaaagcaaattgtcaattacaaaattacaaaaaaaagtcctcaattgtggtggctattctatctttgatgtttcactcaatttggagtgcttcttagtcgaatagctcttaaggtggttgaccccttgcttcttgactcaaattcttcaaggtatgacatcaatcctcctttccaattccctatatgacaaatcacaagcaaggaaacaaagagacaaacaataagcaaagacaaaaaaaaataaaatgaaagctaaaccaatagagttttaacaagacaaattttcaaggattattcaataattaaagcaatgaaaagcacacaaaagcaaacaaggagtcaaagagaaacctagaatggacctagagtagagtagaaaaacaaaaaattttaagtaGCCTTTCCATCCAATTGAGTATAAGCCATATGAAATCAGTAACACACAAGTAGCCTTTCCATCCAACTGAAAAAATTTTAAGTGCCGTTATGAAATGAGTATTACCAGAAAGCTTGAAATGAGTATAAGCCATATGAAATTAGTATTACCAGAATGCTTGGATAGTCAACAGTCAAGCAATAAGGATCTAGCATGCCTACATCTTAGTACCTTCTACAAAACTGAAGAAAACCAAGTCAACCCAACAAACAGTTAAATCATAAATGCTACGTACCTTTGTGAAGCTCCGCTTATAGGTaaaatcttccttttttttttaccttaaaagGATACTAATTAACAACGTTTCTCTTTACCTTGACCTACACATCAAAAGAGACAACAAATCAACTACCTCTCAGCCTGGAAGATTATGATTGTCATCAATTGGCTCAAAACCAACAAATTCCTATAGCTAGGAAAACTATTGTGACAATCTTACAACTAGCTCAAATTcatttacaaagaaaagctgCATACATTCTAACAGCAACGGTCTTCAACTCTTGGTAAAATCCTCAACCCTAGTCACTGGTCAGCAAGGATCCCAAACTCTTGTAACATCCTCAACCCTGTTTATAAATACGACAATGTTATAAATATTCTAAGTATCACCCTTTTAGTATTTTATTCCTTATTCATAAACAAAGAAAACCAAGCAACCACAAATATCACAATGCTATAAATATTCTGAGTATCATCCAACATCATTAAAGGGCTAATAAAAACATCTCAATGTAAAACCACAACAAACATCTTATGTACCACACGAGTGAGCAACTAATAAGTAAAACAAAGCTTTCACAACAAAAATTCAgcagaaagtaaagaaaatgaTTGAACAAATGAACAAGATTTTTCCACATATGCAAAGCCTAATCCAAGAACTATTGCAAAGACAAAATTTACCATGAATTGGAATTGGGTAACTCAGAATTGAAGCTCGGCATTCCTCTTTCAGGTCCCTTGTcatcttcaacaacaattattgTACCTGCATGTCCAGTTACTCAAACAAAAAGGCAATAGACCTGGTTACAAAAAGTTTCCTTGTAGATACTATAACTaccattaaaagcttttgtaattatttttttccttagggATAGATGCATTTCAAAATAAACCATGCATGACTTAGCCATCTTGTCAGCACTTGCTACCTCAAAACCATCTCTTCTATGGAACTCTTTAACCTGctccattagttaaaaacaaaacaaggatCAGTAAATCCTTCAGAAAAATGTCTTacaatacatattatattagcagatcattaaaattatagattttgcaagctTGTCCAATGAGGTGACAATGAAAATACCTAGTGTTACTACCTGATATACAGTTTTTGCTGCTCGTTTTATTGTCGATTCCAACTGCATCGATGCATCTTTAACAAGCATACCACGAACCAGAGCAGCAACCAAGTTGACCTTCTTTGGACTCTAAAATACCATAGAAAACAAGGTATGTAAAATGTGCAACTAGTCAGATATTAATCAGATCCTTCTTAAACCATAAATTAAGACATTTTCCACAGCAAGCCAGGGAAGGCATTTCAATGGCTAAAAAATTAGATGCCAACTTTTCTGCAAAATAACATGTTGGTTAAAACACAGAAGTTTCTTAGCAAGTAGCTAGGCAGTGGCACCACATAAATGTAAcaaaacattgtaatttttcaatatttatgttattgctaAGCTGAACATACTTGTGATGATACTTATGTTCACTTTAGCATGCATACTAGAAATGTGATtagcaagttaaaattaaataactggCTGGCCTGCTCTCAACAATGCCCAAGTCTAACTAACTAGTTCCAACTCATCATTACTCACTAACTCCTGCTAACCAGCTTCCTGATCTGTCTTTTTCCTGACCAACTCTTATGTTGTCTACTCCATGACTGAACCATGTGTCCTAACATGGCCCTTTCTTGGAGCTACAGCCTTGTCCTTAAGGATCAAAGAAGGAAACTGGCTACATCGCACAAATTCATCCTCCCACATTGTGATTAATTTTCCCTTCCTCTTTTCCAGCCTTTGTTGAATCTTGTCTCTCCTAAATAACTTGTCTGCTAATCATTACCATTACATATTCTGGCCCCACTTCATCCTCCCACATTGTGATTAATTTTCCCTTCCTCTTTCCCACATTGAGGAAGGCacaatttaattatgaatttttttttttggaaggcagaaaatatatagtattaatataaacaTATCAGTACCAGAGGTACGGATGAAAGATGAACAAATACAAGACACCTATGGTGCCGCCCTCCAAAAAAGAGAAGAACCCAACCAAGACCCCACCACAGAAGATACAGGAAACCCAACCCAACTTAACCAAAAGACTCTGAAAGATTGGTAGACCAGTGGTTAAAAAGAGTGTTGAAATCTTTCTCTCTAGCTTTTAACCAAGACCAAGCTAGAAATAAAGCATCATCCATCACTTTGGATGAGCACTATATGGCAGCATAGgaatttaattatgaatattataatGCATATTTAGTGATTAACATAAATGAATTTTGAATGTGCAGTGAACGTATCCTTTTTCATTAGCATAATAGACACTcttaaaaaaaaccattataCAATTCAAAACTACAACATAATAAGAACAAACAACATTATGCTCCCtttgttctaatttttataCCACCATACGGAATACTGATACAAAAGCTGAGGAACAAGGGGCAGTTAACAGAGAACACAAACCAGAGGTCCAAATACAGAAGCCAGGGGTGcagataaaaggaaaatcaaagATGGCCAGGGGTACACCATAAGACTATGTATAAGTaagaaagggagaaaggaaGCTGACCTGGAATGAAGAATTGCTAGATGGTTGATGGTCCTGCCTTAGGGAGACAAGCTTACCCATAAATTGTTAGCCAAAGGTTGTGACCGGAAAACACTGTTATTTCATTTGTAACAAGCTAGGCATGATTAATATTTAAGCTCAAACTTGGGATTTGGGAACAATGTTAAAGAGCTATTATGGATTGAGTTAGAATTAGACTATTGAAAGTATATGGGCTTGGCCCAAATATAGTTTGCACTGCATtgtatttaaatcttaaaatattagcatataatacaaaaaaatacaacaataacGAAAATAGCCTTTTGAGCATTAACATTTAACCAGAcccaaggaaaagaaaatgcaaaagaCAAATATCAACTAAAGAAACATGTCAAACAAATATTGGCATTCAGGGAAGTAACAACTAGTTGCAAGTAAAACTTACATATTCTTAGGAAAGAAATGAGCTTGTACCCTTGGAATAGATCTATCTTCTACCAAATTGAGTTTTTTGAGGGCAGCTCTAGTGCATTTGGATTTCCATGTGTCAATCGTAGACCAGACATGACACATAACCCACACCGTAGGAAATAACATCAAGCATAAATACAGGAGGGAgtagatgtttttattttttcagaacCCAAGAAGAAGATAAGGATCCTCTAGATTAtaggaaacaaagagaaaggCCCAACCAAACCATAATGAAAGATTCccttttttcattcacaaaggTGTAAAAACTGATACAAAAAAGAATTGACcatttaactttaaatattccaaattacatgaaaaatgatagaagcaGGGAATGATggtaaataaaacaacaaaacagaAAAGATATCAAAAAGGCATGTCAGGCACCTGGTCTAGAGAATCTTGAAGCGAATAATGGGCTTCTTGAAAAgtagagaaggaaaattcatcCCATGCAAGGGTCATGGACAGAATGGAAACACTTTCCAGCTCATCTAACTCAATCTGGGAGCGGCTAAAGAATtagtatttaatgttattaaagtAATGGCAATAAGAAGTTGAACCTTTACCTGACAGAAGGCCAGTTATCGTGCATCAAATATCAATACCACATTCATAAACCACTCTTAAAGAAGAACAgtcacaaataaaatataaagttcaAGGCTGAAAATATGCTGCTATTCAACTGGATAGTTCCAAAAGAAAGATCACTTTGGATTAAGCTCGCCACATATTAGTAGAAGAACATTACAAAACATAagcatatttgataaataaggaAACGCTTTCCATTTTACTTTGATTGAATTGAACCCTTATAAGGTAAAATTGTTATACTTCAGAGTGTAAGAGAATCACTCATTACAAGACATAACATTTAGAGTTTGGTTCTAATGATTGGATATTTTTAGCCAGATCAGACTTGACCTGCATTAGAGTTCAGTAGTAGTTAGTAGATTAGGTTGCAGTCCCTAcaggaaaaatatatatcagCCCATATTAACCATAAACAGTAATAAATTCTTCttacaaatttgaaaaagaataaaCATTGAAACCATATTTCTCCAAAATATAGTGTTGGAATTTTGTTTGGTATACTTGAATGCATGAAagtgtttcatttttaagtaTATTGAATACAAGAAcactgtataaaaaaaaataaaaaaatacatgaacacaatataacaaaatataaaaccaaCGTGCATTAAGGATCTCATGTTTTTGTATAAAagcataagttttattttgatatactgtcaaatgtaaaaaaaaaaattgtaaattaatttaatattgagTTAATTAATAGGCATGTGCATTGTTTGTgcaagaaaattatattatcaatcaactagaaatatttatcatataactttaataataattatcatgaatatcaataaatttatcacacATATGACagtttgtgattaaataatagtgtaaaagttttttacactttcaatcAACTAACTAGAAATGAtgacatataaaaaattattaaattaattattataaaagttaacagacttaatatatatgataatttataattaaataaaagtgtaaaaagtttttataaaatttcagtgcataaattatttactatgtattatttattctaaaaaattattttagatacgatttttaaataattattataaaaatcaatactcttatcataattgataatttatgatCAGATTTTTATCATAGTTAGTGAATTTGAATTAAACTCTAAAAGCAATTACAATTCAAACCTTGAGGGGAATTAAACTCAAAGAGAAAACTACAAATCAAGTtgatggaaataaaaataaaaactaagtgCAAAAAAAGAGCCAGCAAAGCAACCAATTGAACTCCAACAATGCATGTATTAGCAACAGCATTCAGAATGACAACAAACCAAGTCACaggaaagaaattaataaatcatcacacattcaaaataaaataaaggctaAAATACACTATTGGTCCCCTATAATGCTCAATCCGCAATTTTGGTCCCCCTATTTCCAAATCAAGACATTCAGTCCcccaatttttcaaaatcagcGATTTTGGTTCTTCTGTTAGTTGACCGTTAATTGATTATCCATGGTCAAACAttgagtgaaaaataaaagtatctaGGAGACCAAAATTGCAGATTGAGCATTATAGGGGaaccaaaaatgtattttaccctaaaataaattcatgaaaataaGGACATCCATGTAAAACAAGCAATATTAATGAAACATACAGCAGGAAGAAGGTTGGAAACTGCAGTGCCTGATGATGTAATGGCTACTGCTGGAATGTGAGATCCTCTTCCATATCCAACAGCATGATATGCAAGTGAACGCTCATCGAAGCATGAAATACATGTGATTAATTTGTGACTTGCAACAGCAACAGCAACAGGGGAAGGTCTAGATCCAGGAGCAATACACAAATactaaacaaaagaataaatcaGAATCATGCATTAATATTGGTGCATATGTAATATTTATCAGATCATCTCACCATCAAACCAAGTCTTGTGCATTCTTCAACAATAAGCGATGCCCAAACAGTGTTAATATTGGCACTTTCTTTCAGGGAGTTTGATAATTCATTGGCATGATCCAACTGATAATACAAGAGACAAACATAACAAGGACAAACTTCAGACAAATACAACAGATAAACATAACAACTAGAAATAACCTGgcaaatgaataattttcttcttttttctatgGTACATGAATTAAATTTCCCAAAATCTAAGGTGGCAACCATCAAAGCTAGATATCTAGGTGAAATAGAGCTTATTTTT is from Glycine soja cultivar W05 unplaced genomic scaffold, ASM419377v2 tig00103922_1_pilon, whole genome shotgun sequence and encodes:
- the LOC114404450 gene encoding uncharacterized protein LOC114404450 isoform X1, yielding MVATLDFGKFNSCTIEKRRKLFICQVISSCYVYLLYLSEVCPCYVCLLYYQLDHANELSNSLKESANINTVWASLIVEECTRLGLMYLCIAPGSRPSPVAVAVASHKLITCISCFDERSLAYHAVGYGRGSHIPAVAITSSGTAVSNLLPASPKKVNLVAALVRGMLVKDASMQLESTIKRAAKTVYQVKEFHRRDGFEVASADKMAKSCMVYFEMHLSLRKKIITKAFNGSYSIYKETFCNQVYCLFV
- the LOC114404450 gene encoding uncharacterized protein LOC114404450 isoform X2, producing MVATLDFGKFNSCTIEKRRKLFICQVISSCYVYLLYLSEVCPCYVCLLYYQLDHANELSNSLKESANINTVWASLIVEECTRLGLMYLCIAPGSRPSPVAVAVASHKLITCISCFDERSLAYHAVGYGRGSHIPAVAITSSGTAVSNLLPASPKKVNLVAALVRGMLVKDASMQLESTIKRAAKTVYQVKEFHRRDGFEVQ
- the LOC114404450 gene encoding uncharacterized protein LOC114404450 isoform X3, giving the protein MYLCIAPGSRPSPVAVAVASHKLITCISCFDERSLAYHAVGYGRGSHIPAVAITSSGTAVSNLLPASPKKVNLVAALVRGMLVKDASMQLESTIKRAAKTVYQVKEFHRRDGFEVASADKMAKSCMVYFEMHLSLRKKIITKAFNGSYSIYKETFCNQVYCLFV